The following proteins come from a genomic window of Frankia casuarinae:
- a CDS encoding DMT family transporter: MSRALVIGLPTAVVSAALYGIAPLVQARAARREEESSGLGLALLARLVLRPLWLIGLAVEAGSFLLEVYALSVAPVAMVAPVMALDMIVFTLLAQRVLGENISLTGWLGVVAMVGGIGLLAFAFTRRAEVGSSASTDVLLAFLVLGLVFALLCASLANLAAVREMVAGAAFGFGAAAGVSYAIATLATRQIGLAVNERREGQSTLVDLLTTPTPYVLVLFSVLALGLQQRGLQGRAAVIAFPVTSGVSAFLPVTLGLTLFSEPAPDGVRRAAFIVAMVLVAAGIAALGRDRMAADRSVDELESVLRPTPDDRGLGDGVAPLDGRPEVVEPSEAEPGQPARARDEAASNARTGTVAHRSGMSKNL; encoded by the coding sequence ATGAGCAGAGCCCTGGTGATCGGTCTGCCGACCGCGGTCGTCTCGGCGGCTCTCTACGGGATCGCGCCGCTCGTCCAGGCCCGCGCTGCCCGCCGGGAGGAGGAGAGCTCGGGGCTGGGGCTTGCGCTGCTGGCCCGACTGGTGCTGCGCCCCCTGTGGCTGATCGGCCTCGCCGTGGAGGCGGGCTCGTTCCTGCTGGAGGTGTATGCGCTGTCCGTGGCCCCGGTGGCGATGGTCGCCCCGGTGATGGCCCTCGACATGATCGTCTTCACCCTGCTGGCGCAGCGGGTGCTCGGCGAGAACATCAGCCTGACCGGCTGGCTGGGCGTGGTCGCGATGGTCGGCGGTATCGGCCTGCTCGCCTTCGCCTTCACGCGCCGAGCGGAGGTCGGCAGCTCGGCCAGCACCGATGTCCTGCTGGCCTTCCTGGTCCTCGGTCTGGTCTTCGCGCTGCTCTGCGCGTCCCTCGCCAACCTGGCCGCGGTGCGGGAGATGGTCGCGGGCGCCGCGTTCGGATTCGGGGCCGCGGCCGGGGTCAGCTACGCCATCGCCACGCTGGCGACCCGCCAGATCGGCCTGGCGGTGAACGAACGACGTGAGGGGCAGTCCACGCTGGTGGACCTGCTCACCACTCCGACGCCCTACGTCCTCGTGCTGTTCTCCGTGCTGGCGCTCGGTCTTCAGCAGCGTGGCCTGCAAGGGCGCGCCGCCGTCATCGCCTTCCCGGTGACCAGCGGGGTCTCCGCCTTCCTGCCGGTGACTCTGGGCCTGACGCTGTTCAGCGAGCCGGCGCCCGACGGCGTCCGCCGCGCGGCGTTCATCGTCGCGATGGTCCTGGTCGCGGCCGGAATCGCCGCTCTCGGCCGTGATCGGATGGCGGCAGACCGGTCCGTGGACGAACTTGAGAGCGTGCTGCGACCCACCCCCGACGACCGCGGGTTGGGGGACGGCGTCGCGCCCCTGGACGGCCGGCCGGAGGTGGTCGAGCCATCGGAGGCGGAGCCGGGGCAGCCGGCAAGGGCCCGGGACGAAGCGGCTTCTAACGCTCGTACCGGCACGGTTGCTCACCGCAGCGGCATGTCGAAGAACTTATAG